The Candidatus Bathyarchaeota archaeon sequence ATATCTTTCATGTGGTCTATGAATAACTATCAATAGACATGAGATATGTTGCTCTTCACCTTTGGGAAGCGTGCGTCGAAATAAGCCCTCAACACATAGTGACGCGCATATGGAGCTTCAATGCCTCCCTGATCTCCTTGGTCACGGATTTTCTTGTGATATAATCATTATTCGAAGAGTTGACTCTATAGTCCACCATCTCCTACCGCAGATAAACGTCTAGGACTGGACTTTGGGGTTCGATAGCGCCTCCCTCGACCATATGGATCTCAATGGACTCGCGTGCTGACAATGGTGGGGTCGCCCGGATTTGAACCGGGGATCACGCGGACCCAAACCGCGTATCGTGCCAAGCTTGACCACGACCCCGCGACATTCTGGATAGGCGCTAAGCAATTTAATGATATCGAACAGCTAACCATAGCGCTGCTTGGACCTCTCAAGGGACTCCACTATTGGCATCAAACTCCCTGCCAACAGATTAAGCATCGCCCCTCCCCCTGTGCTCACGTGGCTCATCTGAGAGCCCAGATCCATCATCGCGACCAAAACCCCTAGGTGTCCGCCCCCGACTAAGGTGAATCCCTCACACTCAGCCATTGCGCGAAGAATCTCCTTTGTCCCAGTATTGAAATTACGCCTCTCAAACATTCCCATGGGTCCCTCAGCCACCACTGTCTCCGCCCTCTTTATCAGATCGCAGAAACTAGCCATGGTGTTAAGCCCAATATCAAAAATATTCCGCTCATTCATCACGGAGTCAGCGTGGATCTCAACCCGCTCACCCCCCACGTCTAGAGCCACGTCTATAGGGATCTCTATCTGATCCTTATAATCTTCCAGTAATTTTTTCGCTTCTTCTACGAGAACCCTCTCTGCAATAGGCAGTGCCTCCACCTCTTCCTGAGGACGTTTTTCGGCCATATGAAAAGTCTCCCTCACTAAGCCACCCACCATGACCCGATCTGCGATCCCCTCTCCCAACACCCTCTTTATCACTGGGAGCCGGTCCTCCACTTTCACCCCGCCTAAAACGAAGACGCATGGCCTATCAGGATCCACTAGTACCTGGTCCATTGCTTTGAGCTCACTCTCCATGAGCCTCCCTGCAGCCATCGGCATCACTTCCGCGAACCCCACTAGACTAGGCTGGCTTCGATGGGCTGCTGCGAATGCGTCATTCACAACTAGATCGAAATGAGGGGCAAGAGTCTTAACAAACTCAGTCTCAATATGCTTCGCAGGGGATGCCTGAACGTTCTCCTCCGGAATAGACCTGAGATTATCCAGGACTAGGACTCCGCCGGGTCTCAGCGCCTCGATAGCAGTTACTGCTTCCTCTCCCATAACGTCTCCTACATAGGTGACCTTAGCTCCCAGATACATTTGGAGAACCCTGGCGTGGAGCTCTAGTGACGTAAAGTCATATTTTCCAGGTCTGCTCTGATGGGCTCCAAGTACAACTCGAGCGTTTTCCAGATCTTTCAAGGTTTCCAACGTAGCCTTGATTCGGGAGGCGTCGAGGATCCGCTTGGAGACTGGATCCAGAGGCGAGTTTATGTCAACCCTCAGGAACACA is a genomic window containing:
- a CDS encoding phosphoglycerate kinase codes for the protein MPFNFLTLDDIDVSGKTVFLRVDINSPLDPVSKRILDASRIKATLETLKDLENARVVLGAHQSRPGKYDFTSLELHARVLQMYLGAKVTYVGDVMGEEAVTAIEALRPGGVLVLDNLRSIPEENVQASPAKHIETEFVKTLAPHFDLVVNDAFAAAHRSQPSLVGFAEVMPMAAGRLMESELKAMDQVLVDPDRPCVFVLGGVKVEDRLPVIKRVLGEGIADRVMVGGLVRETFHMAEKRPQEEVEALPIAERVLVEEAKKLLEDYKDQIEIPIDVALDVGGERVEIHADSVMNERNIFDIGLNTMASFCDLIKRAETVVAEGPMGMFERRNFNTGTKEILRAMAECEGFTLVGGGHLGVLVAMMDLGSQMSHVSTGGGAMLNLLAGSLMPIVESLERSKQRYG